A region of the Variovorax sp. 54 genome:
CGCCACCACGATGCATTCCTTGATGAAGGGGCTGCCCTTCATGGTGTTCTCGATCTCCGAGGGCGTGAGGTTCTTGCCGCCGGCGGTGATCATGATGTCCTTCAGCCGATCGACGATGCGCAGCTGGCCGCCGGCTTCCTCGCGCACCACGTCGCCCGTGTGCAGCCAGCCGTCGCGGATCGATGAGGCCGTGGCCTCGGGGTTCTTGTAGTAGCCCTCGAACACCATGTCGCCGCGCACCAGCAACTCGCCCGCTTCGCCCACGCGGTGCTCGGTGCCCTGCGTGGGCGGGCCGACGGTGCCGATGGTCACGGCGTCCGCGCGGTGGCCCGAGACCATGCCGGTCGATTCGGTGAGCCCATACACCTCGACCAGCGGCACGCCCAGTGTGCGAAAGAAGCGCACCACGTCCGCCGGAATCGGCGCCGCGCCCGTGAGCGCGATGCGCGCGCGGCGCAGGCCGATGAAGTTCTGCAGCGCGCGCAGCACGGTCCAGTAGGCGAGGGCGAAGCGGCCGCGTTCGGCCAGCGTCCAGGCGCTGCGCGGCTTCTCGGCCAGCGGTGCGCAGGCCTCGATGGCCTTGCGGAACAGCGCGCGCTGCAATCCGCCGGCTTCCTGCATCTTGATGCTGATGCCCGCGTGCAGCTTTTCCCAGATGCGCGGCACGCCGAGGAACATGGTGGGCGCGACCTCGCGCAGGTCTTCCTGCACGGTGCGGATCGATTCGCCGAAGTTGACCTGCGAGCCCAGGTACAGCGGCACGAAGGCCGTGAGCATCTGCTCGGCCACGTGGCACAGCGGCAGGTACGACAGGTGCGTGGTGCCGCCGTCGAGAGCCAGCCGCTCGACGATGCCGGGCACGACACCGCGGATGTTGCGGTACGAAATCATCGCGCCCTTGGGCTTGCCGGTGGAGCCCGAGGTGTAGATCATCAAACCGATGTCGGCGAGCGTCTGGCGTTGCAGGGCGGCGTCGATGAGCGCTGTGCCGTCGCGTGCGAGCACGTCGGCGCCGGCCTGCTCAACCTCCGCAAAGGTCGCGATGCGCTCGCGCACCTCGGGCGGGTAGCTCGCGAGGCCCTTGGTCTCGATCACGATGATCTTGCGCAGGCGCGGCAATTGGTCGAGCGCGTCGAGCACCTTGTCGGTCTGCTCCTGGTCTTCGCAGACGATCACCTCGATGTCGGCATGGCCGACCACGTAGGCGACCTCGTTGCTCGGGCTGGTGGGGTACACACCCACGGTCACGGCGCCGATGAGCCCCGCGCCCATCTGCGCGAGCAGCCATTCGACGCGGTTCTCGGAAATGACGCCCAGGTGCCCGCCCGGTGCGAGGCCCATTGCATGCAGGCCCAGGCCGAAGCGGCTGGCGCGCTGCAGGTAGCCGGCCCAGTCCAGCGGGTGCCAGATGCCGAAGTCCTTCTGCCGGATCGCGATGCGCTGCGGCTGCAGGCGCGCCTGCTCGCGCAGCATCTGCGGCAGCGTGAGCGAAGGGAGCACGTTCGTCGTCGGGGTCGTCATGACAGCCAGCGCTTGCGGCGCTTGTAGTGCTTCAGCTCGCGGAAGCTGCGCGATTCGCCGCTGCCGCCCACGCCGAGATAGAACTCGCGCACATCGGGGTCGGCCGCGAGGCGCTCGGCGCTGCCGTCGATCACGACCTTGCCGCTTTCCATGATGTAGCCCGTGTGCGCAATGGCCAGTGCCACGCTGGCGTTCTGTTCCACCAGCAGCATCGAGGTACCGCGCTCGGCGTTGATGCGCGCGATGATCGTGAAGATGTCCTCGACCAGCTTGGGCGACAGGCCCAGCGAGGGCTCGTCGAGCAATATCAATTGGGGCTGCGCGACCAGCGCGCGGCCGATGGCGAGCATCTGCTGCTCGCCGCCCGAGAGGTAGCCCGCGAGGCCCTTGCGGCGCTCGTGCAGGCGAGGGAAGTAGGCATAGACGTCGTCGAAGTTGCGCGACGCGGGCGCGGCGCCCGCGCGCCCCGTCAGCGCATAGGTCGCGGCGACCAGGTTCTCTTCGACCGTGAGGTCTTCGAACACGCGGCGGCCTTCCATCACATGGCTGAGGCCGCGCCGCACCAGCTGCTGCGGCGCGAGCCGTTCGGTCGG
Encoded here:
- a CDS encoding AMP-dependent synthetase/ligase yields the protein MTTPTTNVLPSLTLPQMLREQARLQPQRIAIRQKDFGIWHPLDWAGYLQRASRFGLGLHAMGLAPGGHLGVISENRVEWLLAQMGAGLIGAVTVGVYPTSPSNEVAYVVGHADIEVIVCEDQEQTDKVLDALDQLPRLRKIIVIETKGLASYPPEVRERIATFAEVEQAGADVLARDGTALIDAALQRQTLADIGLMIYTSGSTGKPKGAMISYRNIRGVVPGIVERLALDGGTTHLSYLPLCHVAEQMLTAFVPLYLGSQVNFGESIRTVQEDLREVAPTMFLGVPRIWEKLHAGISIKMQEAGGLQRALFRKAIEACAPLAEKPRSAWTLAERGRFALAYWTVLRALQNFIGLRRARIALTGAAPIPADVVRFFRTLGVPLVEVYGLTESTGMVSGHRADAVTIGTVGPPTQGTEHRVGEAGELLVRGDMVFEGYYKNPEATASSIRDGWLHTGDVVREEAGGQLRIVDRLKDIMITAGGKNLTPSEIENTMKGSPFIKECIVVADGRKFVGALLQIDYETVGKWAEAQRLPFTHFRSLVEEPKVRALIEAEVARGNGKLAQVSQIRRFHLLTKELDHDDGEVTATMKVRRSSIYKAYADEIEALYSA
- a CDS encoding ABC transporter ATP-binding protein — protein: MDARAAPPDLVLEVNNIEVVYNKVVQVLRGLSLAVPRGQIVALLGSNGAGKSTTLKAVSGLLALEDGEVEAGRIVFDGAPTERLAPQQLVRRGLSHVMEGRRVFEDLTVEENLVAATYALTGRAGAAPASRNFDDVYAYFPRLHERRKGLAGYLSGGEQQMLAIGRALVAQPQLILLDEPSLGLSPKLVEDIFTIIARINAERGTSMLLVEQNASVALAIAHTGYIMESGKVVIDGSAERLAADPDVREFYLGVGGSGESRSFRELKHYKRRKRWLS